acACAATCTCGGTTCAACATCAGGAAGTCATCTGCAACAATCCAGAGCATGACCAAGCAATCATCATGCTGTTGGAAAtctactcaagccacccatcctatctatctatctatctatctatctttctttctttctttctttctttctttctctctctttctctctaaaAAGCTCCATCCCAAATCTAAAACACCCATCCTCTCAAGCTAAGTTGAAACCATAGTCATTACCTTTTTGGTAGAAAACGCAGACATCATGAGCTATTCGTCTAGCTGCTGAAAACACCCAAAATCTCAAGCCTTAATCCTTTCCTTATGCTCATTTTCTAttagctcccatgccacaagcctctcatgccaaacCTAGTAGTATCTTGATTTACCAAAGCAaactctcatgccaagcctgTGCAACATCAATATACCATCTCCAACTCTTCATCTAGCTGCCGAAAACATCAGCACAAAACACGCAGCCGCTGGAAGAAGAACAGAGTACTCCCTTCAGACTTGCTTCTCCCTCAGGATGCTTTGGGCCTAGTTCTCGCTAACTCAAACAAAGGGGTAATGAAGGCTTAATTCACCACTCTATGGTGATTCAAGAATCAACAAGCTCGGACGAGCCTTCTGACGGAAAAAGACCCCAACAGCTGTTCCACCGGATCACGACGTGGGGGAGTATTTTCCTTCGGAGGACGTAATAGTGCCATTATTTCCTACACGGAATACACCACTGGAATTGACTGCATGCATTGTTCACTTGAGGAGCCATGTGTAATGGtttatctcttttttgttttgccttgaataatttattaagaaaataaaatttgaaatgcaaggaaaaaaaaaattacattacattgaataaaatggcaattaatttttttttttacctcgtCGCTAAGATTTTGACCGCTTCAAACGTTTGTCCACGACCCTCCGGCTTTGATGGAAGAggtcatttgtatttttacacaaaTGAAATCTTGTAGTAGAAAATTTGttgtggaaagtgaaaaatattggaaggagatgaatttatatgaagattttggtgtggaaagtgaataatattggtaggtatttatagaaaaaaattcagaatttttgggtttttttgttacaaaaaatttcaatatgtcaaatttctcaaaaaaatttgatccAAGCGTCCGGGAAGCGCCACATGGCTTCTTCCCATTGGAGAGTGTCAGGGCTGACGTCAACGAGcggaaatcaaattttttttaaccatTGGGGTAACGCAAGGGCAAGGGCGAGCTTCCCTTGCCCGTGGGCTTGCTTGGGCTCGTGGGACCCATCCCTTGCCCGTGCTGGACTTGGCGTAGTGGAGTTGGATTCTGGCCTTTGGGCCCCCTCCTACCCAGGTAGATAGGCAgcggtggagttgctcttaggtCTCTTGACTTTTCAATGTGGTTTATTACCTGCATCTTAATATCTGAAAAATTAACAGAAGAAAATAAGTAATCATATATGCATACTAATTCTTCATTTCTGTTTTTGACATTTATGTGCCTGCATATTTGATTTAAGTTTCATTGATCATGTTAAAGAAGGGGTTTTGTATTGTTAAACAGCCATGCACAGAGGAAACAGATAGGACCAAAGAAAACATCCCCTATTAAATACacaaattctttaaaaaaagaaatacttttttctttaaaaaagaaaaagaaaaggatgaaCTAGCAAAGAACTACTTGTGGTTGAGTTCAAGAATCTTTGAAGTCATAAGCAGCAATCAGAGCCATCCTCTTTAGTGTTAATTAGTCCTTgatgttttttaaaatccaaTATTCTTTCTCTCAGGGGCTTGCGTAAGTGTGAGCTTCTTTCTGGAAGAAGACGAAGACACAACAATTTGAACAAAATtactcaaaaaaattattcaaaatcCCATTACCTATAAAAGCAAGAAAGCATCAGGGATGtcatgaaaaggaaaaggagagaacccaaatatttttttctttttcaaggtTACCTTTGCCTTTTGACTGTTGACTCATCTTGCTCTTTTACTCCAAATCCTGCCAACTCCACAATCAACAGGTCAGAATTCGCAGTTCATCCTCGATTATAATAAGGTACGCATGTGACGCATGTGATGCATGAGTATAGAAGGTGGATCAAGATAGGTATTTActatttaattagttattttatgggatattgtttttattttttattttagttttaggatatcttttattatttgtgtgtgattttataattaattagtttacttTTGGAACAAGTAGCCTTGGTGCCCAAGTCTTgtaaagcctataaataaggctaATGTAATAGTTGtagtgtaagaacccaaaacaaaatatctaaaaagaaagaaaatatctaaaaagtaaggaaaatatcttttagcgaaaagacaagtttgcccttgtattatttaataggggaaattttgactttttgattgagaaagaatttgggaattccgcttgcgccattgcgtagagcacggcgaaaggagtccgtagacacggagtggggCCGAATCgtgttgtaacgaaaaagttatggtcaaaagagtctcagtggcataatcgtaaatattttgaagttgcatctatataaacccagactCCGCGCGAAACGGGCCGCCGACTTCCAGAGggtgctggcgccgcctccaagctccaatggccacgggaccggtggcgttggaaccgccatcgagtcccctaccttctccaaccgacctcaacccgggggccgccctgagctggccggaaaatcgtgttttccgacggaggttcgtccgaagctacccaaacttccagctcgaaattctccttcgtttctccaccaaatcgatcgagtaaggtatggtttctcagctatttttcgtgctctagctgatgggtgtATGGGGTTTGATcaattttagctctaaagggttcgattttgaacttgacaattcggccgaacttcggcccttcgaaactactgtatccggtcactttttgggggtggtccaagaacaaaagtgactccaaatggggtgttttacctaggttAGGAGTTTGGAGTATTGGTTcggagatttttcggccacccgaaatcgctttggacaacCGATCTGTCCCGCGCGTGTGGAGGCCCGTGgcccagggtggtggcacggctctggccagttttgaggtccttgtgccgtcacgagcgcgtgggatttcacagatctcgattcggagtccgtttgagccccgaacggattttccatatcacgcgatccgtgggtgcagtgtcgtgtaatcgttggatcgcgctgaattttggatatgtcggcctacgtgatttcaggatcgcgtaggattcaacggatcgcgaatcggagtcacggatactccggaatcgcgaaccctggggctagggttagggttttaagcgataacgcgattttggtcaatccgactgtccgattcggaccaaattcgcagaacatggttcccgttctatgagaaaccttcagggaagtccagattggctatcggagaccgtggaccccacgggtcccaggtcggccgatctgatagttatcgcttagctgagtatcggacctcccaaaactggtccaactaTCCGAAAAGGCTAGTGTGGGCATATGAGTATTTTGAATCGAAAAGTACGTATTTTAGGaaccgggggcagggtgtttaattggaattcgttttattcagcagtttattaatttaatctttatggataatcaggcaccaggaacCCGACAGAATTGCAAAggagaccttcgaagggtcgcagtagcttggaccatctgtgagtggattttctttcataaatcagatttcatgaatgatttgatgtgcttttatgtaaataagttttataaatgagtttatattgattttatataaataagtttttagagatgaatttatttgaataagtttctttatttgatattaagtaagttttattacggttcggaacatgatcagtacagtaacagttctataaatctgtgctgcttatttaccagttatagaaacagagtttgaggttggaatcagttgaaatagcagcacaatttgagatttcagttattaatcagatttttctaaaggaatttattttaaacccacctcgtacccattttctttggtgattacccacagttggacagATGTCTACGGAcgtccagtccgatttcagtttatgtcagtgcactcgactttgcctcacgagtttcggggacgctcggaccgtgagtgccaggatttgcggctcggcagacttggtgtcccgagacctgacaggattgcggctcggctgactctgtgtccccgaaacctgccaggattgcggatcagccTGACTACGggcccctgcatcctgccagagcaactcgagctgacttggtgtcatcgaggaatctgtcGGCGGGACAAGCTGATCATAgccccctgatttcgccagtttgcagctcgggtagcctgtgtgacgcccgagacctgccagggaattgactgatatgacaggggtacaaactggtggtattttcgaaggattttgagtttcttttatttaattatgattttcaattattttatatcagcttttctgatttttcaggcatagatacctttatatttgttcagttatgcaaggtttgagtacagagtttttatacacgtttgatttcagcacttttatgaaagatttgatttcagtggttttgtatgaaactttcgagcttgaatatgactgatatagaatgccttgagttgaatatgcCTGATGCAGAAAGTACgtattcaattttatttagctaaattttctttttacaatgggggatattatgttatgaaaattgtttgaagaacattatttttgtccactcacatttccaacctgtttttcgcccccaggccatagaagtacgcgggatccaccaccgggccattcttAGCTTCCATGTCTCAAACCAGGTATGGTATTGTAGAAATCCTCACAACCCTGAGGGACTCAAAGAACGCTCCGATATCCAGATGGAAATGTAGTGCTTAGAGTTGAAATTGGTTGATTgactattctggcagttggtgaagAATTATTAACTTGTTTAACAAGTGGAAAACTTTGggattagtcaaaatacaggggagactctgccgaattttcggcagaagtctaaggaaattttaaagcgatattgaaataagaagggtaaaaaggtcatttgtgcccgacattcgccaggtgtcggacacgcacaggacttggctcgaattccaaagtggaaattgggtcgggtcctgtcatgtaGGGGGAGTTTTTGTTGATGATtaataaaatagtttatttgtggCATGGATTTGCTACGGTATATGTGAGTTTGCACTATCTCTAGATTTTGGTGTTCGTGTGTGTTGCTGGTGACCTATGTGCGAACTCTGATCCCCATCAATATGGAAACACTCTGCACAATGATCGAACCcgtgggaataattttgaatctcgaacaatttttcacaacctcccaacattggtgATTGTTGAAAGATTTTTTACCTTGGCTaatggcaccgaaccacatttatgcttgcataatctataaaatataaaaaatggaaatataagaaaatatcaaaaaaatatgacattaaatttaatataatggcaattacaaataatttacctcattgcCCTTTGAACGTTGTCCCTCACTTTTGTCAATGCCtctctccatttccccaaatctttattcaaaaaatttcacctACTTGCCAGTGCCATTTTAGAACCCgatctttcacaaaattcggcatgaatttttctccATATATGGgagaacttcatctcattgcccatGATTGGGCAATGACCACCTTGGACTCTACACTCACACAACAAAACCTCTTCCATGGTTGTCCACGACCCTCTGAAAGAGGCCATTTgtattgacaggacccgacccaaatttcCCGTTGGAATCCGAGCCAAACTCTGTTTGTGATCGACACCTGGCAGGTGCCGAGCACAAATGACTTGGTTGCCCTTCTGGTTACAaacttaatttcattttagccttgacttctaccgaaaattcggcagagtctcccctgtaacttgttcaatcccaaaattacaCATGTCAAAACAAGCATAAACATAACCCAACTTTCAGCATgcgtaaatatatatacaatcaaTAGTAAAGTTCGAGCCCAGGGGCAATATCAGAGCATCTATACATGTTAatttacaagaagaaaatttggagGGTCAAGGACCCTACACGAAGCTGAAGAGATGCAGGAAGCGGAAACTGCCCTGTGGTGGCTTTCAGATGCAcgtctacggcctgggggcgcaaaacatttaaaaggtgagtggacccaaaaacaaagttttaagaaaaatagcaCCAGATGACCCAAAGTCAACCCAAGCCGCAAATTGGCAGGATttaggggaccgtagtcagcttGATCCGCATTCCTAGATCCCACGGTCCCGGcttccccgaaactcgtgaggcaaatgtcaagcgcgctgacaaaactgaaggcaacctggatgtccgtggacatcgtcatatccgaaggcaacatgtttctataactgggtacctaaggtggcttaagaaaatctaaaatctcttaaaaatatgataaaacaGTCGTCCCGAGTTAGGGGACAGAATCCCCCTCCCGAGCAAGAAGAATTTCTCATTCCTGCACCGGTACCAGAACCGGTAGAGCAGTCTTTTGTTGGAGGCCCATCAAGGGCCGCACCTCTCATACCCACTATGCCGGGAGATCCTAATTTTCAACAAACTTTGGAGTTGTTGAACCAGGCTCTATCCAGGACTGGGCAGTCTAGAGATCTCTCCTTGGGATATGCTGATCAAGCTAAGAGGATTGGGGCCACAGAttttgatggtgatggagaCACAGCAGTGGCTGAAGAGTGGATAGAGAGGATGGAGAGGATCATGGAGGTGATGGCCGTTCCACATAACCGTAGGATAACTCTggccacttttttttttttaaggaatgCTAGACATTGGTGGGAGTCAGTTAAAAGGAGATATTGGGATCCGTCAGCCATCACATGACACTTATTTCGAGCTGCATTTGACAGTTAGTACTACCCACATGCCTACCAGAATTTGAAAATGGAGGAATTTCTGCAGCTGGAATAGGGGACAAAGACCGTACTTGAGTATGAGAAAAAATTCAATGAACTGTCTAAGTACTGTATTCCactagtcgaggatgagaataagAAATGTCAGTTGTTTACTAGAGGGTTGAATGCCTCTATTAGAGATATTGTGATTAGCCAGCGGTTGACTAATTTTAGGGATTTGGTGATGTCTACTTAGCTGATAGAGAGCAGCCAGATGATGGTCAGAGCGAGGGGTGAACCTCGGAGGAGACAGTTTGATATGGGTGGTCCCAGTCAGGGGTCATCCAAGAGAGGCAGTTGCAGCTCTGGGTCATCTAGTGGCCGCAGTTATGGAGGTTTTTGACACATActactgtaaaaacagttatacaaaactaattcattcttttaatcatatacatactgaaatcaatgcacccagttatatataaatataaatcaaTCATACTCATAATCATCTTTAAActcataaaagcactgaaatcagtttaaaaccaccacctaggtgtacccctttaattctGTCAAGTCctgataatccgtcaattcccctggcaggtctcggtgacactaagtcaacccgagcctcAAATTGGCAgaattcaggggaccgtagtcagcctgatccgcattcctggctcCCACGGTCCCGGCGTCcacgaaactcgtgaggcagaTGTCAAACGCGCTGATaaaactgaaggcaaactggatgtccgtggacatcgtcatatctaTAATAACAGCTACCAGACGAGTATTAAGATGTCTCCATTTGATGCCTTATATAGGAATCAATGTAGAACTCCTTTTTATTGGGATGAAGTAGGTGAGCACAGATTGGAAGTGTCAGATGATGTTGAACGGACGAAGGAAcatgtgaaaataattaaagaacaaCTCAAGGCAGCCCAGGACCGACAAAAGAGCTATGGAGACAATAGAAGGAAAAACCTCCAGTTTGAGGTTGGTGATTAGGTATTTCTGAAGTTATAGCTTTGGAAGGGCGTAATGAGATTTGGGAGGCGAGGAAAACTAAGTCCTCGCTATATTGGGCCATATGAGATCGTAGAGCGTGTGGGCACAGTAGCTTACAGGCTTGCTTTGCCTTCAGATCTTTCCCGGTAGCACGATGTATTCCATGTCTCGATGCTCCGAAAGTACATTTCTGATCCTTCTCATGTTTTGGAAGAACAACCAATAGAATTACAAGAAGATTTGACTTATGTACAGCAACCGGTCCAGATTTTGGATTGGAAGATGCAAGTATTGCATTCGAGGAAGATCCCACTCGTGAAGGTCTTGTGGAGAAGTCATAATGTGGAAGAGGGCATATGGGAACCCGAGGACCAAATGCGGAACAGTACCCTTACCTCTTCGAGTGACAAGTACATAAATTTCAAGGACGAAATTTATATAAGGGaggtagattgtaataacccaaaccttaaTCAATATTTAACTATTAAACTATTAAGAGGAAATGACACTTTTGCCCTTAGAATATTCTAGtaaaggaaaagttgactttttgacagAGAAATAATTTGACTATTCTACTTGCATCGTTGCATAGAGCGCGATGAAACGAGtcggagtggactcgaatcggagttgtaacgaagaaaatacggtcaaaatacttAGAAGGGCAAGACGGTAATTTTGAAATcaggatttttttaaaaaaaaatctgactctctctctcttccctcactcttcttcctcaaaccACAGCGACccccttgtttttttttctctaaccCGTCACCTTCAAACCTCCATAACCACCGCCACACTCCACTCCGACCGACGGGACCGGACCCAATTGAACCACCGCCgcttcctcttcctttccCGACCGGTCCCTACCCTTGGAACCGCTGTTTTTTGCTGGAAAACACTCGAGATCACGCCGGAGTTGACAGAACTTCCAAGCTTTCGTTCTCTTTcatccggccaccaaatcGGACGAGTGAGGTATGATTTTCTagctattttccatgctctagctgctGGTTAGGTAGGATTTCCAAACCGCAGCCCTAAACTCCTAACTTAGGTAAAACAACCattttggaaccacttttgttcttggacctaccccaaaaagtggccggaatcacACTTTCAAAATCGGCTGAAACCTAGATTGGAAAATCGAACGATCTACGCTTGGAATTTCTggaatcctacccaaccagcaTCTAACACAACCAAGTCCTTGTTGGATGCATCACTGTAGATAACGAAATTCCCACTATCATCTGGAAGTGTCAAAACCGGAGCGATGGTTAACCTGGTCTTGAGTTCATTAAAGCTCTTCTCACACTCGTCTGACCATTCAAACTTAACTCCTTTTCTTGTCAAACGAGTGAGAGGCGCCGCTATTACAGACAAACCTTCCACGAAGCGACGATAATACCCGGCTAACTCAAGGAAACTCCGTACCTCAGTAACACTGGTTGGTCGTAGCCAGTTCACTACTGCCTCAATCTTCTGGGGATCTACATAAATACCCTCTGCAGAGATCACATGCCCCAAGAAACTAACTCTGTCCAACCAGAACTGACACTTGCTGAATTTCGCATACAACTGCCTCCTCCTCAGAGTCTTCAGCACAATTTCCAAATGCTTCATGTGTGCCTTCTAACTCTTAGAATACACCAGAATGTCGTCTATGAATACAATCACAAAGCGATCCAAGTAACGTCGGAACACCCTGTTCATGAGATCCATAAACGCAGTTGGCGCATTGGTTAACCCAAATGGCATCACTAGGAACTCATAGTGCCCATACCTCGTTCGAAAAGCTATCTTAGACATATCCTCTTCTCTAATTCGTAATTGATGATACCCATATCTCAAATCGATCTTAGAGAATACATTGGCACCCTTCAGCTGGCAgtagatatttgaatttgtaaGGTTAAATAATAACAATCAGTAATgctatttgaccatatttaaataataacaatCAGTAATGCATATTTTTTTNNNNNNNNNNNNNNNNNNNNNNNNNNNNNNNNNNNNNNNNNNNNNNNNNNNNNNNNNNNNNNNNNNNNNNNNNNNNNNNNNNNNNNNNNNNNNNNNNNNNCAGTAACACTGGTTGGTCGTAGCCAGTTCACTACTGCCTCAATCTTCTGGGGATCTACATAAATACCCTCTGCAGAGATCACATGCCCCAAGAAACTAACTCTGTCCAACCAGAACTGACACTTGCTGAATTTCGCATACAACTGCCTCCTCCTCAGAGTCTTCAGCACAATTTCCAAATGCTTCATGTGTGCCTTCTAACTCTTAGAATACACCAGAATGTCGTCTATGAATACAATCACAAAGCGATCCAAGTAACGTCGGAACACCCTGTTCATGAGATCCATAAACGCAGTTGGCGCATTGGTTAACCCAAATGGCATTACCAGGAACTCATAGCGCCCATACCTCGTTCGGAAAGCTATCTTAGGCATATCCTCTTCTCTAATTCGTAATTAATGATACCCATATCTCAAATCGATCTTAGAGAATACATTGGCACCCTTCAGCTGGCAgtagatatttgaatttgtaaGGTTAAATAATAACAATCAGTAATgctatttgaccatatttaaataataacaatcagtaatgcatatattttttttattaatgataaaataaatcaaaaagcTATTCGGAGTTTATCTCAAAATTTGGTTGCTTTTTTTTGTCAGAGAATTTGGTGGCTTTATTAAGAATTATAATTTGGTGGTGCGGCTAGCAGTCGGGCCGAAGGTGCGGAGGCGTGGAGGCATGGCTCTGAGTCCGATTAATCCAGGTAGAGATACTGAATAACAATAGTAATATATATTCTGGTCAGGTCAATGTCTgtcaaaatttataataacAAGTTTAAATGTGTTGATGACAGGGAGAGGGATTGATCAGAATCAACATTTGAATCACGAGCATCCCATGATGGAAGTGCAGAGGAAGAATGATGGTCAACTTATTCTCTGCGATGGCAGTGCTTGGGCCTAGCTACACTTGCAACATTTGTTACGAACAGCGTAGAAGTAGCTTCGATCTCCATAAATCATGCGCCGAGCTACTGGGTGAGATCCACCACCCGATCCACCGCAAGCACCCACTTACTCTTGACACAAGCGACAGGGAAAAGAGTTGCAGTGCATGTCATCAAGATTGCATCTCGAGGTTCAGTTACAGTTGTTTCCCCAATGTGAGTTCAACATTGACCTCCAATGTGCTTCCAATTGGCGCAACATTCTTGACTTTCATGACCACAAATTCACCCTTAATAGGAAGCCAGCGCAATTACCTTGTGAAGCCTGCGGCAAAGAAAGTGTTAGTACTAGAATTTACAGTACTAGATTTATTTACAATAAATATGGCACCGCCATGTACCTCTGCAGCATCTGCCAGCTCCTGGTCCATGGATGTTGTTCTAGGTTACCAACCCACATCAAAACGGCCCAGCACCAACACCGCCTAAAGCTCACCTGGTGGTTTGAAGATACTttcccaaaaatccaaaatttctGTGACCTCTGTTATGGAAACATGGACAAAAGCCGCGCAGTTTATTATTGTGAACATGAATGTTGCAGTTATGTCGCCCACAATGACTGCGCAACACGACGTTATGAGGCAGTTGAAGATagtgctgctgctgctgatgatGATAGAATAATCAGCAACCAAATTGAGTTGCAAATCAATCACTTCAGCCATCCACATGTCTTAGCCCTCATCAATATTGATCATCAAGATAatggtgatgatgaagatgatagAATAATCACTTGTAATGGCTGCATGCGACCCATCACCAAAGTTGATGCCTTTTATAGCTGTACAAAACAAGAGTCGTCGTCCTCTTTCTTTCTACATACAGCTTGTGCACAGTCACCTAAAAAGATGCATTTGGCAACTATCATTGGCCAGTCGGACTTGGAACTCCATCCAAGGACTCATTCGATTGGTGGGGTGTTCAAGTGTCTTCTTTGTTATACGTTTGGCCAAGGCTTCGTATACCTTTATGAGATTAATTCAATTTTCGGCATTGACTTTCAGTGCGCTATTCTATGGAAGCAGAAGTCTCTTAAACATGAGGCTCATGTTCACACCCTCCAgtttaacaaaaacaatgaaagcACTTATAAATGTAGGGGTTGTGGCACTTCTAAAATTTTGTATTGGTTCAGTTGTAGGAGATGCGACTTCCATCTCTGTTTTTCATGTGTTAAATTACCTCCTACAGCAAGGCACAAGTACGACAATCATCCTCTCAAGCTCACCTATAACAGTGTTGAAAACGAGTTAGATGAATATTATTGTGAAATATGCGAAGGCAAACGAGATCCCGGACTCTGGTTCTACTCCTGCTCGGATTGTGACTTCGATTGTCATCCTCATTGCATTCTCGGGAGGTATCCGCAAGTCAAGTTAGGAGATAGTTACAAGCATCCGACTCACCCACACCTTGTCACCCTTGTTGACAAGAGAAAGAGTGAAATTCCTTCCGATAAGAGAGAGCGGATTCTTCCTTGTAAGAATTGTAGTCAACCTTGCGAAGGATTGGTGTTTGAATGTTCCAAGTGTAAAATAAATTTCCACATAAAATGTTATATTATGTGAAAATTTTAATGtctgatttttcaaattaattgaTTCTCGTTTCATATTTTGTACTTGCAGTCTTCAAGTTTTAAACTCTTGTTAGTTACCGATATGGTCATGTGCATGTTAAATATCGCAAACTTCCTACAAAACTCTTGAAAATAGTTGGGTTCTCTATTTCAGCTCCATCTTCATACTTGGAGAGCTACACTCCTCTTTCCAGAGGTGTGGGCAGAAATGACGAAATTCAACCTTCCAGAGGTGTGGTAAGAAGAAACTATGTTCTGTATAAGATCTAGGGCACAACTATGTTCAATTGGCTTTGCATAAGATCAACGAAAGCGAAACTGGTTCGATAAGTTCGAATATGCAAAAGCTTGAGGCTCTCTTTGAGGTTCTGTGCAAGACTGTGAcatgcttcaagaaaatcGATTTGTCTTGCATTTTCCATTGGATTAAATCTCAAGCAAGGTAATATGCAAACTAAAAGTTACACAACTACGTATGTATAAAAGCCTAGAAGATATTGGAGTTTATATAAAAGATCATTACCAACCCTTCTCTTCATTATTATATTCTTTAGGGATATGATTGCATCACATATGGCTTTTGGAGATAATTAAA
Above is a genomic segment from Prunus dulcis chromosome 7, ALMONDv2, whole genome shotgun sequence containing:
- the LOC117635342 gene encoding uncharacterized mitochondrial protein AtMg00860-like codes for the protein MKHLEIVLKTLRRRQLYAKFSKCQFWLDRVSFLGHVISAEGIYVDPQKIEAVVNWLRPTSVTEVRSFLELAGYYRRFVEGLSVIAAPLTRLTRKGVKFEWSDECEKSFNELKTRLTIAPVLTLPDDSGNFVIYSDASNKDLVVLDAGWVGFQKFQA
- the LOC117635343 gene encoding uncharacterized protein LOC117635343 yields the protein MMVNLFSAMAVLGPSYTCNICYEQRRSSFDLHKSCAELLGEIHHPIHRKHPLTLDTSDREKSCSLQLFPQCEFNIDLQCASNWRNILDFHDHKFTLNRKPAQLPCEACGKESVSTRIYSTRFIYNKYGTAMYLCSICQLLVHGCCSRLPTHIKTAQHQHRLKLTWWFEDTFPKIQNFCDLCYGNMDKSRAVYYCEHECCSYVAHNDCATRRYEAVEDSAAAADDDRIISNQIELQINHFSHPHVLALINIDHQDNGDDEDDRIITCNGCMRPITKVDAFYSCTKQESSSSFFLHTACAQSPKKMHLATIIGQSDLELHPRTHSIGGVFKCLLCYTFGQGFVYLYEINSIFGIDFQCAILWKQKSLKHEAHVHTLQFNKNNESTYKCRGCGTSKILYWFSCRRCDFHLCFSCVKLPPTARHKYDNHPLKLTYNSVENELDEYYCEICEGKRDPGLWFYSCSDCDFDCHPHCILGRYPQVKLGDSYKHPTHPHLVTLVDKRKSEIPSDKRERILPSPSSYLESYTPLSRGVGRNDEIQPSRGVVRRNYVLYKI